One Dioscorea cayenensis subsp. rotundata cultivar TDr96_F1 chromosome 19, TDr96_F1_v2_PseudoChromosome.rev07_lg8_w22 25.fasta, whole genome shotgun sequence genomic window, AATTAACTATGTCAATAACAgagcatttgaaaaaaaaaaatacatatagtgattaaattttattaaaaaaattgcatcaacACGAACTTTGACAACTTACAAAAAGTTCTTGTGCTACTTCACATAAAACAATTAGGGTACCCAAACaattaaattgagaaaaaaatacatggaAAACTATTTATTTCTCTAAGCcaattacaaaatttttcaatcaatctAAACTTAGCATCAACATTAGAAAAAGAAGGTTAGAGGCCAGCCGTCTCCTTGACGTGGACAccacttttatttttcttcgtTGGCAACATCATTTAGCATCATCATCCAAAGTGTCATTAGGATCATTGGTGTGAGCAACACTCACCATCTTGCGGTTTTGGAAAGGAGAAAGAAGGAAGAATGAAAAGGGTTAGAAATATTCTCTATACCTCTTAACAATGAGGTTTTAGgattttgaattgaaaaatgaaaaggggAAAGAAGGattgccaacgaccttcgggtctattggtacacgggtcgccgatagagctctcaacGAGtgatgagagttcgattctcggctgagggcacatttctgggagttgtgaatagtggttgtgtacgggtggttccagcgcccacgtgagcgcggccccatccccacttgttccaccaaGGCTTGTGCACAtccctggggtctctagtgggttcgccccgctccttttcccaaaaaaagaaaaggggaaagaaggaagaaagatgatcatcaagaaaaaaaaaagtaaaaatagagaaaagctCTTCATGCCACATGGATGTCCACGTGGCCGTCCACGTGGCAACTTAAGTCACATGGTAACttggactaaaaaaaaaaaaatatttaatgccaTGTGGTTCAGTAGATATGACAAAAATGGGTGACATGTATCGCCACGTTAGCACACCGTTATCGCCGTGAGCTTGGGTGATCTAACTGAACATAATTTCAAAGTTGAATGactaaattgaaattttttatagttgAGTGACTAAAATAATAACACTCGAATATTTGGGTGATCATCCAGGTATTTTACCCTTAATTCTCtactattgtttattttttttttaaattttgcattttatgtcttttaattaatttgcttgttattttaattttaccaaTAATCCTTTATTATCTAGGCTCTACTCCCTagcattgtttattttttttacttttgtttttaatgttattttaattgttttggttgtgattctaaatttctattgttttaattttgaatttagtgtaattttatttattttgattattattttaaatttctaatttttcaacAATTCTTTGGCATGGTTAATTTTGGCAATTtagcatagttttttttaaatttatttcgattgatattttagattttttatttttactatatattttcaccttgtttaattttattaattttacaattaatgATGTTTcacttattttgtttattatttaattttttctactttatcaatattttcataaagATTAGAAGCTAATGATTTTTTCTTTAGTGATAACATGCTGAGCACAATAACAATTACCCCTAAGTTTGAGTAAAACTCAGAAGCTAATGCCAATGAATAGGTAAGTGGGTGACAACTCCAATCTAAGGCTAAACAATTatgtggaaatttttttttctcacagtTCCAATAGGATATGTAGCCAATTTAATTCCATAAGTTAAACAATTAAGTACAAACTTTTTATTTCTCTCATTgattagaaattatttttaattattattattattattaaattattttatgaaagaGTAATTACAAAATAGATTTCCTAAATAGTTTTacaagttggcatccatgtgattctttttctctttattattttttttaaaagaactaaATCTAAATCTTTAATTATAAACCGTAAACCAGAACCTCTCCTTctctaaatcctaaattataAATTGCAAACCCCTATATTGTGGaattatgatttaatattaacaaggtattttttttaattaaaaaatcactgGTCGATGGACGGGCCAGGTGGGCTTGTACTAATATTTGAACAGATACGGTTGACGAGTAATTTGCCATTTTTAAGGGGGTGGCAAGTGAAAATCCTCTACAGAAACGCGCTGTTGAGATATATAAGCATCAAACAGTAAATCTCCTCCCGCTCCTCCATCTCAAAAGGGCTCTACTCGTCTCCCGCGCAGCGTAAAGGTGCCCTTTTTAAATCCGTCGTCTTTGGTCTTTTAAATGGTTCTGGTTTGATCTTTTCAAgttgattttcaatttttttgtggttaatttctgattttttgaagttttttgtttGGTGTGGCAATGTTTGCATTCTAGGGTTTTATTGATATTCCAGTTTCAGTATTTGCTTGCATTGACTTTTCCGAATTCAAGCTTTTTGAAACCATCAGCTGATTATTGTTGCTCTTCAGAACTTAATGAAGACCAAATTTCTGAGAAATTTGTATACTTTGCTCGTTAAATTGTCACCGGATGATTGCTCGCATCAAAATATGTTAAGGGATGATGCAGTTTCCATGGCAGTGACAAACAAGTGGTTCAGAACTAGGATCAAATTCTTGGAAATTACTTGTCTTTTTGATCTTCTTTTCCAAAAACTTAATCAAGAATTCGAGCTGTTGATCTCCGGTTCCAGCTTCATCCCTCCTTCAACCACCTTTGAAGACAAGGATATCTTGCAATTAGACAAAGGTTGTTCACATGAAGAATTCTTGTTACTCTTGAGATGTTGTATGACCATGTTGAATTTTCTTGAGTTCGATCAAAGCCTTATTTTAGAGAAATGCCAAATCCTCAATGGAATTCTTAGGAGGTTAGGCCACCTGCTGGATATGTTTTCATGTCATTGCCACTTTGAGTTAGAAATTGCTCAAAAGGTTTCTGACTCAGAGAGCATAGCTCTTCATCGATGCACTTTTGCCCATGGAGGTATGATGTTAGCTGCTGGTGCACTACCTTCTTTCTCATGCAGAATATTAGAGGTAATCTTAGATGCCTTTGCCTTTTTGGATAAGTTATGACTAAAGCTGAAAATTAAGTTGATTCTGTGATCTGTGGTTTCTTCATTGAATTGGCAATCTCTAGTTATGCTTTTATTTCTCTTATGATCTTGAATGCATCTCTTTGATCactgaaaatgaaaatttcttaCCTTTGGCTCATCTGAAAATATAGTTTGCTTATTTGTAAGCATAGGAGATTGAGTGCGTAGTGCACATATTGTGAGTGTTTTGGTGCCTTCCATCCAATCCTGGACAGAATCTCACGAAGATCATGTTGGGTTGAGTGCCAGttcattataaaaaatgattacttttttgtaaaatacaaacaaatggTCATTTTAGATGTACATGAGAGGTTCCACAATGCAGTTCCATTAAACAGCTGATTTGGCTGCTTCCCTTACCTctgtttaatatttttggttttatgttGGTTGGCTCTCTCTTTCCGGCTCCTGATGGAAGTGAGAAAGCACCATATGAACATGCAACCAATGGAATTTTAGTGCATTATCTAGGCAATCAACCATGCAAGTTTCTGATAATGGTTTCTATTTTGtgttgatattgtttctttgataaCCTAGATTACATATTGATGAGGTTCTACAGTTAGCATTTTGGTAAAGTCATATAGGTAAGTCTTCTTATCAGTCTCATGATGTGTCTAGTGTATTGTTTCCAAGATTATGTTTATCTTATCAGTTTTTCTGAAGAAAATCCCCTTCAGGTATTCATACATGACCTTTTGCTGCATCAACAATTCAGAAAGCATGTTGTCATTACCGATTATGTTACAGAGACGCCAGCCAAATTGTTTGCATCTCATTGTGATCCTGGTGATTTGAGTGTGATTTTGGAGgttgtttcttttcattttcttctatcAGTTTGTGATGAAAGGGCTTCCTTGAGATTCATTCAGTCTCTCTCTTGGTCAACTGGATTTCTTGAGACTACTGAACTGGGTGTATCTGCAACTCTAGCTTTGTTCGGCATTCCTGTGATGTTTACAGCACCATATATACTTCAGgcacatttaattttattagcaTCTAAGTGTATAGGTCTTCTCATGCCTAATGATGATGGGAAACCAGATGATGCTACCTTCGAGTCTTACATGTCAGCATTTGAACTGTCGGTAAACCTTTATGGACGCTACATGTCTGTTTTGGAATCCACTGAGTTGCCCAGCAGGGATGAGGTGGCGACAAGTAGCTTGAAAGAACCCAACTTTGGATCTTATATCAAACTGAGTACAAAAGACAAAATCAATGTTCAAATTCAGAACTTGGTTGATTTCTGTGAGACACACTTATCTGGTTTCCTCTCTGGAAATATGGATCAGTTCCTAAAtgattctttttcttacatCAGTGAAAACCAACAGATTATAGATTTATCCTGTCGAGAGAAAGGCTCTTTAATGCTTAATTGCTTAGTATCTAATATTCTTTCTAAACAAACTGCAATGAACAAAATGCCTCGTAAAGATGGAAGAATCCTGCAAGTGGAATGTTGCCTTGCTGCTGTGTTGAAGTTGATGAGTTCCTCACTCCTGaaaattttatggtttttgaaGCAAAACTCCTGTCTTGGAGGCAAGAGAACTCCAACTGATAATCATTGCAGTGAATATAAATTTGTTACAAGTGTTATTCACTCTTTTGGGAAATACAATGCACATAGATATGTTAAAAATATCTTATTCAATGAATGTGATGCACTAACTGAAAGGCACAAGGAGATAGAGCTGTTGTTTGAACATTTGTCCAGCTTGGCATTATATAGTTTCACCAGAAGGCTCACATTCTTGTGGAATGGATGCATTTTCATGATGATGACTATTACAAACCTTTTTCAATTTGAAAAGGACAAATTTGTTGCACTCAGCCAATTGCTTGGTTACACACATGAAAACTCAAAAACTCAATTTTCTGCTCCAAAAAGTTTGCAGGTAGCTGTCTTCATTATTTTACGAGTTTCTTTGTCTCACTTTCCATATATATGACTGCATATGCATTTTGGTGACAACTTTTGTATCTGACTTTAAACAGGATAAGGTACTGCAGAGTTCAAGTTTACATATTGCATCAAATTTGCAAACTTTGCGGAAACTCTACTTGAGGAACAAATTGAACTCCTCTCCCTGTGGTGATGAATGGTAGGTAGACCATGCAATATTTGCAAGTGTGATGTGGTTGTAGTGCTGGttctttatcaatttttatgttttctctcCTTGCATCCTTTAGTAGATAATTGCTGGCTGATTTGCTCCTGTGATTCACGTGGTATTGCTCCTTTTGCACTCTCCTGTTTCAATTGAAAATAGCTACACATGCTGTACATTGAGGCGGCACCTAGTAATGTCATTAATTTGTTATTGCTAAGAACCGAAAAAAGGAGACCTCACTTGAATCTTATTACAAGCATTGTTGATCTAAAGATTCTTATTCCTTCTggtatatatagtttatatttttgcCTGCAatcattttcttaatttacTGTGAGGGTGTCTCCTAGAAATGCCTTTGATTTGTGGCACACAGAAGTTTAACATTTCATCTCTTCCGCTTTGCTTTTCTTATGCATATGTGCAAGCTATTGTGCTTGAGATGGCTTAACTGTTTACTGTCAAATACCTAGGGTGGTGTaatgttaattataattaaaatcaaccAATTATGCACATTTAATGGAATGCTAGGACTGTGTAAACAATATCTGGCATGTCCATTTGGCCTTTTCTGTTATGCATATCATATAGTTTGAGTTACTCTTTTACCATGTTAATATTCAAAAAGCATTCAAGGTATAATTGGCCTCATGCTTTCAAACATGAACACAATGATTTGGAACAATGAAGATTTGACATGGTTATATGGAAATGAACTACAGATTTTGCATGTTAATGTATATGGAAATGGACTATAGTTTTGACATGTTTTTATGAAGTTAATGAGTTGAAATTCATTTGTATTTTGTCAAgataatcattttaatattcTTGTTATATAACTCTTTTTCAATTGCAAATTTTACATCTCTAAAGTTCAGCATTTCAGCTTCATATTCCATTTATTGTCACTTTGCTTAAAATGTCCATTGATTTGCCTTTTGCTAAAGATTATGACCATAAGAAATGCGCTACCCTCAAATGCAGCATGGATATTGGACAGAGCAGAAAAGATGGTGAGCAAGATGAGGACGCAGACAACACAAATGTTCCAGGTGTAGGAGAACATGCCGATGAAGCTGATGTTTGCAATGGAAGGGGTTTTTTAGATTGTCTATCTGGATATCAAAACGGTCCCTCTGAGTGGGAAGGCTTGGTTGACTTCATTGAATGTAAACCTGGAAAGGATTATTCAAACTGGTTGAGAAGTCGGAAAGTTTTCAGGAAGTGGCAGAATGGAAGGATTGCAGTCAGAAGAAAATGGCGGAGAAAGGtaaagagaaggagaaaaatCTTCTAATTTGAttgctttgaaaaaaaaaacttttgtttcgATGTACTATGTCAAGGCTAGATATTCTCAACTGTTTTTATCATCAGTGAATTATCGAACTCATCGAACTGCTCAGCTCCTGTAAACAACCAAGAGCAGCTTCTCAGAGCGCAACTAGAATTTTCGAAATTGATCTGTATTATTGGAAAGTTCTGTATTGTGATTGCTCATGCTTAAATCTTCCATGTTAACTTTTGTTAACTTTTGTTAACATGTACAAGATTTGAGTATCAACCATCTTTGATAAGAAAAAACGATAAGTTTGTTCTCGCACTTGCTCGTGCGTGAGGTTTAAATGTAGAATGTTTCATTATCATGTGAAATGATGATGGAATAACAAAATAACTTATGATAGTATTcgttttataattatttggaTCACCTCAAGCGCTTCTTAACCCTCTGAGCAggtaaaaaaacttgaaatatgtttttttttatatataaaattcaataaattaaataaatatgactatttaatttagatttaaaagaatttatgtCACTTCTAAGAAACtcaattaataattcaaatattaattataatttttcaaaattaaattaattaagtacttgattaattttctcatatttgcttttttttctttgttcatttggtttccatatgtttttcttcaatataATTTCTTCATAtggttttcatatttaattggGAAAGAATTATTCATTGATTGGAAACCATATAATTTTCATATGCAtgcctatttttaatttatatgaaagcCATATATCGTTGATTGGAAACCATATGGTTTTCATATGGATGCCTATTTTTAGTTCATATGAAAACCATATAAAAACCAAATGAACCTATTATTAGTCCATATATTTTGCCTACTTGGTTTTCACATGTTTTCATATGCTTGGAAAAATGGaattgggaatgaaaaaaatatgaggacatgcaataatttttttaaaatacttttaagGTAAATGATTGGCATCCATGTATAAAATAGTGAGTTGTGTTCGATGACAAATATATTCTtcattcataaaatattttgaatatcatgttcactttaataattataataaattatttaaagtcAATAAATTACCCTTATTTGTGAGaatcccaattttttttttttaaaataattctccATGAGGCAAAATGGCATTTTTAACTTGCACGGAAAGGACATTCTTCCCGGTAATTGAATTCCACTTTTTGATGCTTgttcttgagttttttttttaagtatatctAACATGGGTATACATCAAAGTAACATTGATTCCAAAAATAGGAATCACTCGTTACGCCCAAACAGGccttataagttttttttttggttgatccCCATAATGTGCTAGTTGCGTGCTTGTAAgtattatatgttaataaatatcgcaaaattatataatatcattagAGGCATgcaaaagcaagaataaaattacgatatgatctaattgttttaatggaCATTCCATTTTAATTGAAAGACCTAGAAAATTACCTTTTGATATTTGAAAACCTTTTTTTTGATGTGCCGAATATGCCCTTTGGATTGTCGTAGATTTCCTAATGCCAAACGAAAGTCCCACGTCTCTAGATCACACGACGGAATTgagaaacaatctcctcttcttctctaaaTCGCGGCTAgtgttagagaggaagagagagtttggggatttttctcactagagaattgattgattttctttagggttagagaggagtcattGTCACGCCTTTTTTGctcgtgtgtaccgcaagtgcatcggtgtcgaagtaataaatacccaaaggtagggtagtcgaatcctcaaGGAAATGAGAGTACTAGCAAtcactctttctctattatctagccttgaccaagttgttggattcaaatataattaaactaaagaaaaggaaaagaaagaggtGCAAGAGTAATATAAAATGAGAAAACAATCTGGAATGGAGTGGATACTCAGGTGATGATCCCCTAGGGTTACAAACATGAAGTACGAGATTTAACACATGCTTTCTACTCAAGTTGAGATAAGTCATAGTAATCTTGAAATACACCGATCCCATTCTCACGGCAACCGGTGACTATTCCCCTAAAAGGTTTGAGCGGTGATCTTTCTCTGCGCCTAAGCCACCTATGAATGCAATGGGTTCTAGGGATCTCAAATGATCAACTAGACTcccaaaaatagattaaaagcTCTATCGagacaattaacccctaattcTATACAAACCCGGTAGTGATCTCTCTATTCACTAGCGTTTATATGATGACCTAACGCTCATGGGAGTGCGAAGGTAGATATGATCAAGTCGAAGGGGAAAGGAGCTCTCCTCCATCTAAAGTTCTACCCTCTCAACTTTCTCCAACCTTGCTAGGTCTAGCTCTAGTAGGTTTCTTAACTCAATACTAGGTCAACCCTAACATACAATCCGAGCTCTTGCTACAAATGGAAGTAAGGCAATCAATCACAAGGTTGAAAATCAAATCAGCAAGAAGTAAAGAAAcatgaattaaattaataaaatacaaccCTAGGGTTCATACACCTAAGCATCTAACAAGAGTTTAGTTCCTCATGGAGCAATGCAATCTACATACAAGAATGAGCATAAAATACATCAAAGAAAGCAAGTAAACTCCCACCAAATCTGTAGTGAAAGCCCGACGATCGTCCCTCCAAATGGCTGAATGACAGTTGAACGGGAAGtgctgaatgacgcttcccaAAGGCTTAtcgatgatgaggatgatggtgTGGATGATGGTGAGTGATGCCGGAGTCTTCCCTTGGCCGGATCTAATCTCTAATGAAGCCTTAGCCCAAGCCTTCCTTTTTCTCCTCCAACAAACCCCAAGCAAAAGATGTAAACTCTCTTGACAAAATGACTTAAAAAGGGTGAAATCGGGCAACTCTACGGTCATGGGTTGCTTCCACAGCCATGGTGCTCTCTGCCATTTTTGCCTCGGTCAAGTACAGTATCATACTACAgtatacctgctacagtaatttcctACAATACTGTACACGAATATGACTGTGAATCATGCCTGTATGAACTCTAATGAATGTGTGGTTGGTGATGTGATCATCTTCTGTTCACAATGGGCCTATTTTCTGCTCAAGTGCCCCGAATTTGCTTTACATAGCCAACTCTGCTCTTGTGGTCCCACATACAACCTAGCTGCTTAAATGAAAGTAAAACACAAAATGAGCATATAcaactgataaaagtaatgctaaatCTATGTATAGTATTAACTTATAATATGTACAAACAAGCACTTAGCACACCCCCCCCaacccacacttaagcgtttacttgtcctcaagaaaacaaaatagtaaaaataaggGAGAAAAAAAAGTGCTTGTCCTATGGTTCACTTaagagtaaaagaaagaaattctaAAATCCAGGAAGGATCTATTTAACACTAAGATGCACGACACACTCTAGCAAAAACTCGACTGAAAAGATAAGTTCAAGCACAAGTGTGGAAAGACTCTACTCATGTCAACCCCTTAGTCACCATTTTTACACaactaacaaattaaaattaaaagacaaaaacaaggaTAAGGAAGAACTTACAGTGGGAAGTAGTTGCACACAttttctaaggtagccctttacTTACTGGCTAATAAggcggctttcacactttagaAGCAGTAGCTCTTTCTCCACACAACACttagggtggtagctttcaaaCTTCTTGTGAGATAGCTCTTgctttcattagggcatagctagtatatGACtgatgagagtagcttcatacttcacaaaaggtagccctttctacccCTAAatctcaagatttttttttaatataattttctcatttttctacTAACTATGTGGTTTAAAGGGGTCTAATGAGTGAGTAAGATGCCCACAACAAGCAtttgaacaaaaaaatcttcaaaaatggaaaacaacTAGTGTAATGGACGCTCTTAGTGTTCGAAGTCTTCCTAAGTTATAGAATGTCATTCTTAACCCTAAAGTGAACCATCATAGGATAGATTGAGCAAGTATGTGCAAAAGTGAGCATGAAATGTGCATGTGTCATAAAGAGCATAAACTGTGCAATTCAAACCCTTCTCCACACTTatgatgtacattgtccccaatgtacgcatgtaagcacacaaatgaaagaaataaaatattgatcaaGAATGGGGATGCGCAactaaaacaatactcccctgactccatAATGAAGCATGTTATGGAATCCAGGAAGTGGCGTGGACTGCTTCTGTAGGTGTATGTGGATAGGCCGCTGTGTGAAGAACTCATACGGCTATAGATGCAATCGTGCTCAAGGGGACCTGCACGGAATGGAGGGAAGTGCAATAAAGctcaaagaatgaaaaattaagGCACACAAAATAGAACAACTCACAAGAACACAAAGAAATGCATGAGAAGAAACTtcttaagagaagaaaacaagttgGTGAAGAAGTGCAAGGTGCAAAGAGTGACTTTACTAGCTCTAAAACGCAGCCCCAAgccaagaaaacaacaaataataaacccatGGCCGTGGGGCTCTCAGCCCACTCAAAAatcttgaaaaatatgagacccACGGCCATGGGTTTGTGAACCACAGTTGTTGGCCTCTCTATCCACTAAAAATTTCAGCATTCAACCCCATGGCCGTGGGTTGGGCAAATTTTAACCCCCCCTCCCCACGACGGTGAACTCCTctagagataaaaaaatttgctAATTTAAGCAAACCCACTGCCATGGGATGCTTCCCATGGCCGTGTACTCTTCCG contains:
- the LOC120250322 gene encoding uncharacterized protein LOC120250322 → MKTKFLRNLYTLLVKLSPDDCSHQNMLRDDAVSMAVTNKWFRTRIKFLEITCLFDLLFQKLNQEFELLISGSSFIPPSTTFEDKDILQLDKGCSHEEFLLLLRCCMTMLNFLEFDQSLILEKCQILNGILRRLGHLLDMFSCHCHFELEIAQKVSDSESIALHRCTFAHGGMMLAAGALPSFSCRILEVFIHDLLLHQQFRKHVVITDYVTETPAKLFASHCDPGDLSVILEVVSFHFLLSVCDERASLRFIQSLSWSTGFLETTELGVSATLALFGIPVMFTAPYILQAHLILLASKCIGLLMPNDDGKPDDATFESYMSAFELSVNLYGRYMSVLESTELPSRDEVATSSLKEPNFGSYIKLSTKDKINVQIQNLVDFCETHLSGFLSGNMDQFLNDSFSYISENQQIIDLSCREKGSLMLNCLVSNILSKQTAMNKMPRKDGRILQVECCLAAVLKLMSSSLLKILWFLKQNSCLGGKRTPTDNHCSEYKFVTSVIHSFGKYNAHRYVKNILFNECDALTERHKEIELLFEHLSSLALYSFTRRLTFLWNGCIFMMMTITNLFQFEKDKFVALSQLLGYTHENSKTQFSAPKSLQDKVLQSSSLHIASNLQTLRKLYLRNKLNSSPCGDECMDIGQSRKDGEQDEDADNTNVPGVGEHADEADVCNGRGFLDCLSGYQNGPSEWEGLVDFIECKPGKDYSNWLRSRKVFRKWQNGRIAVRRKWRRKVKRRRKIF